In a single window of the Rhizobiaceae bacterium genome:
- a CDS encoding Xaa-Pro peptidase family protein — protein sequence MAEAEIDVLLATSKHNVQYLLGGYRFIFFAAMDAIGHSRYLPFLIYERGKPDHAGYVGNRMEGSEHAVNPFWTPSVQAAAWGATDAARLAVEHLRKIGKAGGRIGIEPSFLPLDAYQVLADGLPDAVFVDATGMLERLRALKSPAEMEKLRKASELITDSMLAVFHGQPEAATKSEIVDALRREETNRGLHFEYCLIAMGASHNRAVSAQEWRKGEVLSLDSGGNYRGYIGDLCRMGVRGEPDSELQDLLAEVETVQQAAFGLCRPGTLGSEMIAGAEAVLKASPVAAYTDFFAHGMGVISHEVPFLMTNHPVTYEGVDAAHPLEAGMVISVETTMLHPSRGFIKLEDTVAITESGYEMYGDRGRGWNVAG from the coding sequence ATGGCGGAAGCTGAGATCGATGTCCTGCTCGCGACCTCAAAGCACAATGTGCAATATCTGCTGGGCGGTTATCGCTTCATCTTCTTTGCGGCGATGGATGCGATCGGTCACAGCCGATATCTGCCGTTCCTCATCTATGAGCGCGGTAAACCCGACCATGCGGGCTATGTGGGCAACCGCATGGAAGGGTCGGAACATGCGGTCAATCCCTTCTGGACGCCGAGCGTTCAGGCTGCCGCCTGGGGCGCGACAGACGCGGCGCGCCTTGCCGTGGAGCATCTCAGGAAAATCGGAAAGGCGGGCGGTCGCATCGGCATTGAGCCGTCCTTCCTGCCCCTCGATGCCTATCAAGTCCTTGCGGACGGGCTGCCGGATGCTGTCTTTGTCGATGCGACCGGCATGCTGGAGCGGTTGCGCGCCCTCAAATCGCCTGCTGAAATGGAAAAGCTGCGCAAGGCTTCAGAACTTATCACGGATTCAATGCTCGCCGTGTTCCACGGCCAGCCGGAGGCGGCAACCAAGAGCGAGATCGTTGATGCGCTCCGGCGCGAGGAGACCAATCGCGGACTGCATTTCGAATATTGTCTGATTGCGATGGGCGCGAGCCACAATCGCGCGGTGTCTGCGCAGGAATGGCGCAAGGGCGAGGTGCTTTCGCTGGACTCCGGCGGAAACTATCGCGGATATATCGGGGACCTTTGCCGAATGGGCGTGCGCGGAGAACCGGATTCAGAGTTGCAGGACCTGCTGGCGGAAGTCGAAACCGTGCAGCAGGCGGCGTTCGGTCTCTGCCGTCCCGGCACATTGGGAAGCGAGATGATCGCAGGCGCGGAAGCGGTGCTCAAGGCATCGCCGGTTGCCGCTTATACGGATTTCTTTGCACACGGCATGGGGGTCATCAGCCACGAGGTGCCATTCCTGATGACCAATCATCCGGTGACCTATGAGGGCGTCGATGCTGCGCACCCGCTAGAGGCAGGCATGGTCATCTCAGTGGAGACGACGATGCTTCATCCCTCGCGCGGCTTCATCAAGCTTGAAGATACCGTGGCGATCACCGAAAGCGGCTATGAGATGTACGGCGATCGCGGACGCGGCTGGAACGTGGCGGGATAG
- a CDS encoding proton-translocating transhydrogenase family protein → MMNDFDKALDQLDNAISALREAAHNAVTSPDLADAAGQAAHAASGGAIDPFVFRFAIFVLAIFVGYYVVWSVTPALHTPLMAVTNAISSVIVVGALLAVGISASGLATGFGFVALVLASVNIFGGFLVTQRMLAMYKKKDK, encoded by the coding sequence GTGATGAATGATTTCGACAAGGCCCTGGACCAACTCGACAACGCCATATCCGCCCTGCGGGAGGCCGCCCACAATGCAGTGACCTCTCCGGATCTGGCCGATGCCGCGGGTCAGGCCGCACATGCGGCTTCGGGCGGCGCGATCGATCCCTTCGTGTTCCGCTTCGCGATCTTCGTTCTGGCGATTTTCGTCGGCTATTACGTCGTATGGTCGGTCACGCCGGCTTTGCACACTCCGCTGATGGCCGTGACCAACGCGATCTCCTCGGTGATCGTCGTCGGCGCACTTCTCGCGGTGGGCATCTCGGCTTCGGGACTTGCCACCGGCTTCGGGTTCGTCGCGCTGGTACTGGCATCGGTCAACATTTTCGGTGGCTTCCTTGTGACACAGCGGATGCTCGCCATGTACAAGAAGAAGGACAAGTGA
- a CDS encoding ABC transporter substrate-binding protein, giving the protein MRKRLTGLLAGIGLSLACTTSVFAQELTIFWAEWDPANYLQELVNEYEKETGVKVTVETTPWADFQTKAFAEFNAKGSAYDLVVGDSQWLGAASEGGHYVDLTDFVNNNKVLEKMAPATVKFYAEYPGNSGKYWSIPTEGDAVGWSYRKDWFEDPKEMEAFKAKYGYDLAPPKTWKELLEIAEFFNRPDEKRYGVAIYTQNQYDGLAMGVENAIFSYGGELGDYSTYKVDGIINSDQNVKALEDYRKLFGFTPPGWTNAFFVENNQAITENLAAMSMNYFAFFPALVNEASNPNAKNTGFFANPAGPGGDQFAALGGQGISVVSYSENKEEAMKFLEWFIRDDVQKKWAELGGYTCNKSVLESAEFQNATPYNKAFYETMFKVKDFWAVPEYAELLTALNQRVYPYVVNGQGTSKETLDALAADWDATFKKYGRHQ; this is encoded by the coding sequence ATGCGCAAGAGACTAACCGGCCTTTTGGCTGGCATCGGACTATCGCTGGCATGCACCACATCTGTTTTTGCTCAGGAACTGACGATCTTCTGGGCCGAGTGGGATCCGGCGAACTATCTCCAGGAACTCGTCAACGAATATGAGAAGGAAACCGGCGTGAAGGTGACGGTGGAAACCACGCCTTGGGCCGATTTCCAGACGAAGGCCTTTGCGGAGTTCAACGCGAAGGGTTCGGCATACGATCTGGTCGTCGGCGATTCCCAATGGCTCGGCGCCGCCTCCGAAGGCGGCCATTATGTGGACCTCACCGATTTTGTGAACAACAACAAGGTGCTGGAGAAAATGGCTCCGGCGACCGTGAAGTTCTATGCAGAGTATCCGGGCAACAGCGGCAAGTACTGGTCGATCCCGACCGAAGGCGATGCCGTCGGCTGGTCATACCGCAAGGACTGGTTCGAAGACCCCAAGGAAATGGAGGCTTTCAAAGCCAAATATGGCTACGATCTCGCGCCTCCGAAAACCTGGAAGGAACTGCTGGAGATTGCCGAGTTTTTCAATCGTCCCGATGAAAAGCGTTACGGCGTCGCGATCTACACGCAGAACCAGTATGACGGTCTGGCGATGGGCGTCGAGAACGCGATCTTCTCCTATGGCGGCGAACTCGGCGACTACAGCACCTACAAGGTCGACGGGATCATCAACTCCGATCAGAACGTGAAGGCGCTGGAGGACTATCGCAAGCTGTTTGGCTTCACGCCTCCCGGCTGGACCAATGCCTTCTTCGTTGAGAACAACCAGGCGATCACCGAGAACCTGGCTGCGATGAGCATGAACTACTTCGCCTTCTTCCCCGCACTGGTGAACGAAGCTTCCAACCCGAATGCCAAGAACACCGGCTTCTTCGCCAATCCGGCAGGGCCTGGCGGCGACCAGTTCGCGGCACTCGGTGGCCAGGGCATTTCCGTCGTCTCCTATTCCGAGAACAAGGAAGAGGCGATGAAATTCCTCGAATGGTTCATCCGCGACGATGTCCAGAAGAAATGGGCCGAGCTCGGCGGTTATACCTGCAACAAATCCGTGCTCGAATCCGCTGAGTTCCAGAATGCAACGCCCTACAACAAGGCCTTTTACGAGACCATGTTCAAGGTGAAGGATTTCTGGGCTGTTCCGGAATATGCGGAGTTGCTGACCGCGTTGAACCAGCGCGTCTACCCCTACGTCGTCAACGGCCAGGGAACCTCGAAGGAGACGCTGGACGCTCTCGCTGCCGACTGGGACGCGACCTTCAAGAAATACGGTCGCCACCAATAG
- a CDS encoding sugar ABC transporter permease, with translation MATVALTTLDPQSRAAARGMSDLSIRNLFIIPTILFLIIFNVFPLIYSLGYSFTDFRASTNAPANFVGLQNYRELLNDPYIWNNFSVTAKYVIVSVVGQVIVGFGTAMLLNRDIPFKGLLTTLLLLPMMLSMAVVGLFWKLLYDPSFGIINYALGLGNFEWLGNADMALYAVAITDIWMWAPFVMLLSLAGLSAVPKHLYEAAAIDRAGPFYTFFRITLPLVAPILMIAIIFRTMEAFKTFDLAYVLSTQPTTEVISIRLYKMAFQEWQTGRSCALAYIVLLMVLAITNIYVKYLNKVKER, from the coding sequence GTGGCCACAGTTGCTTTGACCACCTTGGATCCGCAATCACGTGCCGCGGCGCGCGGCATGAGTGATTTGTCGATCCGCAATCTCTTCATCATCCCGACAATTCTGTTCCTGATCATCTTCAACGTGTTTCCGCTGATCTATTCGCTGGGATATTCGTTCACGGATTTTCGAGCCTCGACAAATGCGCCCGCGAACTTCGTCGGCCTTCAGAACTATCGCGAGCTGCTCAACGACCCCTACATCTGGAACAATTTCTCGGTCACCGCGAAATATGTGATCGTTTCGGTGGTCGGGCAGGTGATCGTCGGGTTCGGAACCGCCATGCTGCTGAACCGTGACATTCCGTTCAAGGGCCTGCTCACGACCCTGCTGCTGCTGCCGATGATGCTTTCGATGGCGGTCGTGGGATTGTTCTGGAAGCTGCTTTACGATCCTTCCTTCGGCATCATCAACTATGCGCTTGGCCTCGGTAATTTCGAATGGCTGGGCAATGCCGACATGGCGCTCTATGCCGTTGCGATCACGGACATCTGGATGTGGGCGCCGTTCGTCATGCTGCTGTCGCTGGCCGGGCTGTCAGCCGTGCCGAAGCACCTCTACGAAGCCGCCGCAATCGACCGTGCCGGACCTTTCTACACGTTCTTTCGCATCACGCTGCCGCTGGTTGCGCCGATCCTGATGATCGCCATCATCTTCCGTACGATGGAAGCATTCAAGACGTTCGACCTTGCCTATGTCCTGTCGACCCAGCCGACCACCGAGGTCATTTCCATCCGGCTCTACAAGATGGCGTTTCAGGAATGGCAGACGGGGCGTTCCTGCGCGCTCGCCTACATCGTGCTGCTCATGGTGCTGGCCATCACCAACATCTACGTCAAATACCTGAACAAGGTGAAGGAGCGCTGA
- a CDS encoding Tm-1-like ATP-binding domain-containing protein, translating into MKRVYVVGTADTKGEELAWLAERIEDAGLPVTRVDVGTRSASVSVDVPAEIVAAHHPEGVAAALGTDDRGAAVTAMGVAFAEYLATCTDLGGVIGIGGGGGTSIITRGMRALPLGMPKLMISTLASGDVSPYVDISDIVMMPSVTDFAGLNRLGRTILHNGAQAIAGMVRNPAAMEEGKPAIGMTMFGVTTPCVMAMTERLRDRYDCMVFHATGTGGRSMEKLADSGLLSGIIDITTTEVCDLLLGGVLPATEDRFGAVERTRLPYVGSVGALDMVNFWAPATIPDRYKGRLFYEHNPNVTLMRTTADECARIGSWIAERLNRCEGEVRFLIPEKGVSAIDMEGGPFFDPKADAALFESIEGTLRTSGHRRLVRLPFHINDPQFAGAAVAAFNEIANR; encoded by the coding sequence ATGAAGCGCGTCTACGTCGTCGGCACCGCCGACACGAAGGGCGAGGAACTCGCGTGGCTCGCCGAGCGGATCGAGGACGCGGGCCTGCCTGTCACACGGGTCGACGTGGGCACGCGCAGCGCGAGCGTCAGCGTCGACGTTCCCGCCGAAATCGTCGCCGCGCATCATCCCGAAGGCGTCGCCGCCGCGCTCGGCACGGATGACAGGGGCGCAGCCGTGACCGCCATGGGCGTGGCATTCGCCGAATATCTCGCCACCTGCACGGATTTGGGGGGTGTGATCGGTATTGGCGGCGGGGGCGGTACCTCAATCATTACAAGAGGCATGCGCGCATTGCCGCTCGGTATGCCGAAGCTGATGATCTCGACGCTCGCTTCGGGCGATGTCTCACCCTATGTGGATATTTCAGACATTGTCATGATGCCGTCAGTCACCGACTTCGCCGGGCTGAACAGGCTGGGCCGAACCATTCTTCACAACGGCGCTCAAGCCATTGCAGGCATGGTGCGCAATCCGGCGGCCATGGAAGAAGGAAAGCCGGCCATCGGCATGACCATGTTCGGCGTCACCACGCCTTGCGTGATGGCGATGACCGAACGACTGCGCGACCGCTATGACTGCATGGTTTTCCATGCAACGGGCACCGGGGGGCGGTCGATGGAAAAGCTCGCCGACAGCGGCCTGCTGTCCGGGATCATCGACATCACCACCACCGAAGTCTGCGACCTCCTGCTGGGCGGCGTGCTGCCGGCAACGGAGGATCGCTTCGGTGCGGTGGAGCGCACCCGGCTCCCCTATGTCGGTTCGGTCGGCGCGCTGGACATGGTCAATTTCTGGGCGCCCGCAACCATACCGGACCGATACAAAGGCAGGCTCTTCTACGAACACAATCCGAACGTGACGCTGATGCGCACCACGGCGGACGAGTGCGCGCGGATCGGAAGCTGGATCGCCGAGCGGCTCAACCGCTGTGAGGGCGAAGTGCGTTTCCTGATACCGGAAAAGGGTGTTTCGGCCATCGACATGGAGGGCGGCCCGTTCTTTGACCCAAAGGCGGACGCGGCGCTCTTTGAATCCATCGAAGGCACCTTGCGCACGAGCGGCCATCGCAGGCTGGTCCGCCTGCCCTTCCACATCAACGACCCGCAATTCGCAGGGGCGGCTGTGGCTGCCTTCAACGAAATCGCCAACCGCTGA
- a CDS encoding phosphoenolpyruvate hydrolase family protein has translation MPAIPRKQIVEKFQDMVKRRVPIVGGGAGTGLSAKGEEAGGIDLIIIYNSGRYRMAGRGSAAGLLAYGNANEIVKEMAVEVLPVVKHTPVLAGVNGTDPFILMPRFLAELKEIGFSGVQNFPTIGLFDGVMRQSFEETGMGFGLEVDMIAQAHALDLLTTPYVFNTDEAAAMAKAGADIIVAHMGVTTGGTIGATSAKTLQSCVGEIDDIAEAARKVRNDVIVLCHGGPIAMPDDADFILKHTKNCNGFYGASSMERLPVEIALAEQTRKFKSIQF, from the coding sequence ATGCCCGCCATCCCACGCAAGCAGATAGTTGAAAAATTCCAGGACATGGTGAAGCGCCGCGTCCCGATCGTGGGCGGCGGCGCCGGCACCGGCCTTTCCGCGAAGGGCGAGGAAGCAGGCGGCATAGACCTTATCATCATCTACAATTCGGGCCGCTATCGCATGGCCGGTCGCGGCTCCGCCGCTGGGCTTCTCGCCTATGGCAACGCCAACGAGATCGTCAAGGAAATGGCGGTGGAAGTGCTGCCAGTAGTCAAGCATACGCCAGTGCTCGCAGGCGTGAATGGCACCGATCCCTTCATCCTGATGCCGCGCTTTCTGGCAGAACTGAAGGAGATCGGCTTTTCAGGGGTCCAGAACTTTCCCACCATCGGCCTGTTCGACGGCGTCATGCGGCAGAGTTTTGAAGAGACCGGCATGGGGTTCGGGCTGGAGGTGGATATGATCGCGCAGGCCCATGCGCTGGACCTCCTGACCACACCCTATGTGTTCAACACCGATGAGGCTGCCGCAATGGCGAAGGCCGGCGCGGACATCATCGTCGCGCATATGGGCGTAACGACAGGTGGCACCATCGGCGCGACGAGCGCGAAGACGCTCCAATCCTGCGTGGGCGAAATTGACGATATTGCGGAAGCGGCGCGCAAGGTGCGCAATGACGTGATCGTGCTGTGCCATGGCGGGCCGATCGCAATGCCGGATGACGCCGACTTCATCCTCAAACACACGAAGAACTGCAACGGCTTCTACGGCGCGAGTTCGATGGAGCGGCTGCCCGTGGAGATCGCGCTCGCCGAGCAGACCAGAAAATTCAAATCCATCCAGTTTTGA
- a CDS encoding aa3-type cytochrome c oxidase subunit IV, with protein sequence MADHAPGGPVEVGASMDYAEHDKTYHMFLALAKYGSLFCAALLIAMAFGFFTSAGFISSIILFVLVCLVGGFLLR encoded by the coding sequence ATGGCTGACCATGCACCTGGCGGACCCGTCGAAGTCGGCGCATCGATGGACTATGCGGAACACGACAAAACCTACCATATGTTCCTCGCCTTAGCGAAATACGGCTCCCTGTTCTGCGCCGCCCTGCTCATCGCCATGGCCTTCGGCTTTTTCACGAGTGCGGGTTTTATCTCCAGCATCATTCTTTTCGTGCTGGTGTGCCTGGTCGGCGGCTTCCTGCTGCGCTGA
- a CDS encoding Re/Si-specific NAD(P)(+) transhydrogenase subunit alpha — protein MGQTIFIPREVDPNEQRVAASADSIKRLVGNGFDVIVESGAGTASRILDEDFAKAGAKIGKTSDAAKADVVLKVRRPTEAELKSYKSGAAVLAIMDPYGNDAALAAMAKAGVTGFAMELMPRITRAQVMDVLSSQANLAGYQSVIDAAYEYDRALPMMMTAAGTVPAAKVFIMGVGVAGLQAIATARRLGAVVTATDVRPAVKEQVASLGAKFIAVEDEEFKQAETAGGYAKEMSKEYQTKQAALTAEHIAKQDIVITTALIPGRPAPKLVSAAMVASMRAGSVIIDLAVERGGNVDGAVPGKVVTTANGVKIVGHLNVPGRVAASASLLYAKNLLAFLETMIDKETKSLKVNREDELVKATMLTDGGSVVHPSFAKADAAPAQEGPARPAAKKPAPRKAPARKKGDV, from the coding sequence GTGGGACAGACAATCTTCATCCCGCGCGAGGTCGATCCGAACGAGCAGCGCGTGGCGGCCTCGGCGGACTCGATCAAGCGCCTCGTGGGCAACGGCTTCGACGTGATCGTGGAATCGGGCGCAGGCACCGCTTCGCGCATCCTCGACGAGGATTTTGCCAAGGCAGGCGCAAAGATCGGCAAAACTTCCGATGCCGCGAAGGCCGATGTCGTGCTGAAGGTCCGCAGGCCGACTGAAGCAGAGCTGAAATCCTACAAATCCGGCGCGGCGGTGCTGGCGATCATGGACCCTTATGGCAACGATGCTGCACTTGCGGCGATGGCCAAAGCAGGCGTGACCGGCTTCGCGATGGAACTGATGCCGCGCATCACGCGCGCGCAGGTCATGGACGTGCTTTCCTCGCAGGCAAACCTGGCGGGTTATCAATCGGTGATCGACGCCGCATATGAATATGACCGGGCGCTCCCGATGATGATGACCGCGGCGGGCACGGTGCCGGCCGCCAAGGTGTTCATCATGGGCGTCGGCGTAGCGGGGCTGCAGGCCATCGCGACGGCGCGACGTCTCGGCGCGGTCGTGACCGCAACGGATGTGCGTCCCGCCGTGAAGGAGCAGGTCGCCTCGCTTGGAGCGAAATTCATCGCGGTCGAGGACGAGGAGTTCAAACAGGCCGAGACCGCGGGCGGCTACGCCAAGGAAATGTCGAAGGAATATCAGACCAAGCAGGCGGCACTGACGGCGGAGCACATCGCGAAGCAGGATATCGTCATCACAACGGCGCTGATCCCGGGACGCCCTGCCCCCAAGCTGGTATCGGCGGCCATGGTCGCATCGATGCGCGCCGGTTCCGTCATCATCGATCTTGCGGTCGAGCGCGGCGGCAATGTCGACGGCGCGGTACCGGGCAAGGTGGTCACCACGGCGAACGGGGTGAAGATCGTCGGCCACCTCAACGTTCCGGGTCGGGTTGCCGCTTCGGCGTCGCTTCTCTACGCCAAGAACCTTCTCGCCTTCCTTGAAACAATGATCGACAAAGAAACGAAATCACTGAAGGTCAATCGCGAGGACGAACTGGTCAAGGCGACCATGCTTACGGATGGCGGGTCGGTCGTTCATCCATCCTTCGCGAAAGCAGATGCAGCGCCCGCGCAGGAAGGCCCTGCCCGTCCGGCAGCTAAAAAGCCCGCTCCTAGGAAGGCGCCCGCCAGGAAGAAGGGGGATGTGTGA
- a CDS encoding cupin domain-containing protein translates to MPSPDKMFIYPSDVSAFGFDWGRLSLTVGPEVNGARQFSAGVVDLPQGQGHSRHNHPGAEEIIFVISGNGQQMVEDDDGNPVTRDVGPGCTIFVPESRFHSTLNTGDGPMQLFVVYSPVGPEAALRELPDFRLLPPGS, encoded by the coding sequence ATGCCATCGCCAGACAAGATGTTCATCTATCCCAGTGATGTCTCCGCTTTCGGCTTCGACTGGGGCAGGCTTTCGCTCACGGTCGGGCCGGAGGTCAACGGCGCGCGGCAGTTTTCGGCGGGTGTCGTCGACCTGCCTCAGGGCCAGGGCCATTCAAGGCACAACCACCCCGGCGCGGAAGAGATCATCTTCGTGATTTCCGGCAACGGACAGCAGATGGTCGAGGATGACGACGGCAATCCGGTCACGCGCGATGTCGGTCCCGGCTGCACGATCTTCGTACCCGAAAGCCGGTTCCACTCGACGCTGAACACCGGCGACGGCCCCATGCAACTGTTCGTGGTGTATTCTCCCGTCGGCCCGGAGGCCGCGCTGCGCGAGCTGCCCGATTTCAGGCTGCTTCCCCCAGGAAGCTGA
- a CDS encoding NAD(P)(+) transhydrogenase (Re/Si-specific) subunit beta, protein MSANLASFLYLISGILFILALRGLSHPTTSRQGNLYGMIGMAIAIVTTLLLATPSFEGLVLIVIGLAIGGSVGAVVARRIAMTSMPQLVAAFHSLVGLAAVMIAAAAIYSPASFGILENGHIHAQALVEMSLGVAIGAITFTGSVIAFLKLDGRMSGKPILLPMRHLLNLALGAALVVLIILLVSTESTFFFWLIVLASLLLGILLIVPIGGADMPVVVSMLNSYSGWAAAALGFTLGNLALIITGALVGSSGAILSYIMCKGMNRSFISVILGGFGGETAAAVDDGIERTVKQGSADDAAYLMMNAQKVIIVPGYGMAVAQAQHALREMADKLKAHGVEVKYAIHPVAGRMPGHMNVLLAEANVPYDEVFELEDINSEFAQADVAYVIGANDVTNPAARDDKSSPIYGMPILDVDKARTCLFVKRSLGSGYAGIDNTLFYKDGTMMLLGDAKKMTEDIVKAMDH, encoded by the coding sequence GTGTCCGCAAACCTTGCTTCCTTCCTCTACCTGATTTCAGGCATCCTCTTCATATTGGCGCTGCGCGGGCTTTCGCATCCGACGACCAGCCGCCAGGGAAACCTGTACGGCATGATCGGCATGGCGATCGCGATCGTCACCACGCTCCTGCTCGCCACACCTTCCTTCGAAGGGCTTGTTCTGATCGTCATCGGCCTTGCCATCGGCGGATCGGTTGGCGCGGTGGTCGCACGGCGCATCGCCATGACCTCCATGCCGCAGCTTGTCGCCGCCTTCCACTCCCTCGTCGGCCTTGCCGCGGTGATGATCGCAGCGGCGGCGATCTATTCGCCCGCCAGCTTCGGCATATTGGAGAACGGCCACATCCATGCGCAGGCGCTCGTGGAGATGTCGCTTGGCGTGGCAATCGGCGCGATCACCTTCACCGGATCGGTCATCGCCTTCCTGAAACTCGATGGTCGCATGTCGGGCAAGCCGATCCTGCTGCCCATGCGGCACCTGCTCAATCTTGCGCTTGGCGCCGCACTGGTGGTTCTCATTATCCTGCTGGTGTCGACTGAAAGCACGTTCTTCTTCTGGCTGATCGTGCTGGCCTCGCTGCTGCTCGGCATATTGCTCATCGTTCCGATCGGCGGCGCCGACATGCCGGTGGTCGTGTCCATGCTCAACTCCTATTCGGGATGGGCTGCGGCAGCGCTCGGATTCACGCTGGGCAATCTCGCCCTCATCATCACGGGCGCGCTTGTCGGCTCGTCGGGCGCGATCCTGTCCTACATCATGTGCAAGGGCATGAACCGTTCCTTCATCTCCGTCATTCTCGGAGGCTTCGGCGGCGAAACGGCTGCCGCTGTGGACGATGGCATCGAACGTACCGTCAAGCAGGGTTCGGCGGACGATGCCGCCTATCTGATGATGAACGCGCAGAAGGTCATTATTGTGCCCGGTTACGGCATGGCCGTTGCGCAGGCACAGCACGCGCTGCGCGAGATGGCCGACAAGCTCAAGGCACATGGCGTCGAGGTCAAATACGCCATCCATCCGGTGGCCGGGCGCATGCCGGGCCACATGAACGTGCTGCTTGCCGAAGCAAACGTGCCTTATGACGAGGTGTTCGAGCTTGAAGACATCAACTCGGAATTTGCGCAGGCCGATGTGGCCTATGTCATCGGTGCAAACGACGTGACCAACCCGGCGGCGCGCGACGACAAGTCATCGCCCATCTATGGAATGCCCATCCTGGATGTCGACAAGGCGCGCACCTGCCTGTTCGTCAAGCGCTCCCTCGGCTCGGGCTATGCCGGCATCGACAATACGCTGTTCTACAAGGACGGCACCATGATGCTCCTCGGCGACGCCAAGAAAATGACAGAGGATATCGTCAAGGCGATGGACCACTGA
- a CDS encoding TetR/AcrR family transcriptional regulator — protein MDVSRQSSGDPQAGKGGPRARTGKLMLQTAMRLMQQGQTPSVSEVAEAAGVSRATAYRYFPSQAALVQAVVHEALGPILSWKSRSASAERRMTDLLDRSMPRIDEFEATFKAALRLSLEQWAKRQAGTLGEEVQFTRGHRVDLLRSAIAPLGQRLHKRRFDRLAQALSLLFGVEVLIILKDIWGLEADEALSVSRWAASVLIRATEEEIVA, from the coding sequence ATGGATGTCTCACGTCAATCGAGCGGTGACCCACAGGCAGGCAAGGGCGGGCCGAGGGCGCGCACGGGCAAGCTGATGCTGCAAACGGCAATGCGGCTGATGCAGCAAGGCCAGACACCTTCGGTCAGTGAGGTTGCGGAGGCGGCCGGCGTCTCGCGCGCAACGGCGTACCGCTATTTCCCAAGCCAGGCCGCCCTCGTGCAGGCCGTGGTCCATGAAGCGCTCGGTCCCATTCTCAGTTGGAAGTCCCGGTCCGCGAGCGCCGAGCGGCGCATGACAGACCTTCTGGATCGGTCGATGCCGCGCATCGACGAGTTCGAGGCCACGTTCAAGGCGGCACTGCGCCTGTCATTGGAGCAATGGGCAAAGCGTCAGGCGGGAACGCTCGGCGAGGAAGTCCAGTTCACGCGGGGTCATCGCGTGGACCTCCTTCGGAGCGCAATCGCACCGCTGGGCCAGCGCCTTCACAAGCGGCGCTTCGACAGGTTGGCACAGGCCCTGTCGCTTCTGTTCGGGGTTGAGGTGCTGATTATTCTGAAGGATATTTGGGGCCTCGAAGCAGATGAGGCCCTTTCGGTCAGCCGCTGGGCTGCATCAGTGCTCATTCGGGCAACGGAGGAGGAAATCGTAGCCTGA